The sequence ttattgagtGAACGAAATATTAGATCAATTATATTAGTAATTAGAATATGAATTatacaagttttttttaattcagcGCTAAAACTAATACATTAGACAAAAATCAAGCTATATGGGAAAAAATTGTTGGACCCATTatgttaataaataatatatctaaaaataaacaatgttatttaataaatgctaaaataaaattaaaaattatcaagTTATgccattgttttattttatattctaaGCAGAGCACAAAAGACTACGTACATTATTTTAGGCGATGTATATATTTTGTAGGAAATATTAAGCCATTTTTTAAACAAGCTAAAATATTAAGAtaatattgataaataaaataaatattaatagagatacctatttaaaatttgaaaaatagaaattaagTAATTCTATGAatgaaattttaattcatttttatatcaattcaaatgtaatttatgaattatatgtttttttatttttttaattgaattcatttaaaacataaactACTTTTAAATGTTtgcatttattatataaattcatttaattttgaatatgattttatgttacTATGATATATTTAGTTGTTATCATAAACTGTATAAATAATTCAGACTGATTTATGCATCACATTCAGAAAATCAATTTTCAAtcagaataaaaataaaaaaattggtgCAATGTTCAATATCACTCGTGaggtaaattatttaaaatacatttgacGCTTAAACTCTGATTAGTTCATTTATACGATCTTATTTGAACACAAAAAAGATTTCagtttaaaatgtattttctattatattttttccataatttttttttttttgatttaggggtattatttgtattttctttattttacagGGTTCACACATCTATGGAAGAATCAAGTGTCCGGTCATGGAAAGAGTGAAACACATTCTCAAATAatgtcattatatatatataagaaagaGTGAAACACATTCTCAAATAatgtcattatatatatatNtttttaacatgtaaaaaaattttaatttttaatcaaagtttattcatctaataaatgacaaaaattttgaatttttgaaaaatatttatttattgtttaaaattttgataaacaaaatattatataattttttaaatattttgttctattctttttATTGATAACAATTTCACTTAAACaagataaataaatcaatttaatgATATAATATTGTTATCATCATTTGAGTGTTATctcaaataacataaatattttgatataataatatttaaaatttaaatatatttattatattataccaataattttaaataattatttacacgctaatacttattaattttagcaattaattacataaaataacacATCTACATCGCACgggtaaaatattaatatgaattatacaacactattttttcaattaagtgctaaattaatacaaaaaataaatgatttgtTACGTCAATTATGTTTAATGGCATGAAGAAAATTAATGATtatgttggtttgggttggcaAAAAGCATGTTCCATTATTCATGAAttcgaaaatatttatttctattaGTTTTTATTCAGAAACTTAACATGCGTACTCTttcttatttatgtttatatgcttgttaaatttttaaacatattaCATGGTTTAAAGATGAGATTTTGATTTGAactatttaatatttgtttCATTAAATGTTAAGGAGGTGGATTTCaatttaaggaaatgaattcaagacaagaagattataaatattttataactaATATCACCAACAAATTATAAATAGATCATGTGTATTCGTGTCTAGAACATGTCTCTCTTACTAGTTCTTTTAAAAAAGGGAAGTACAACGTTTGCATACCtaagaatttgaaaaaaaaggaTAGGGATACTCTTCCTGACCACAGTTAACAAAATTTTGTAGAATGTGCAATATACCCATGCAATCTCAATGCGGATAATGACAGATTAAAATTACTCCTACGCCATCCCGTTGAGTCTTTCTCCACTCCTAGCAAGTCTCTTCTGTACATCAGCTTCGTAATGTGTCAAGGCAGCGTCTAGAGCCTGAATCAACAAGTTGCACGCAAATTGGAGTCAGCCGAGAGACGAGAACACAACACAATGCAGGCATCAAATATTTAGAACGAAAAGCAAAAATCTTGATGCAACCTCAATGGGGAGATAATACTATACCTGTTGCATTGGCTGAACTAGAAGCGAAACTTGATGCCTGAAATCCGATTGAACAGATACCTTAATTTCCTGACACcagatgaaatttaaaaaaggTCATATAGGCAATGCAGAATGCATTGACAAGTCAACACATCTAAAAGAACTTCAAGTACCTGCAGCTTTGGATACACTTGTGACATCGCATCTTTCAATCTAGCTACCTGTTAGTGACCGAAGCATTCGAGAGTAAAAATTGATTCAATATTGGTTTGACAAGGGGAATACAATCATCTTCTTTCACTGCAATTTCATCTAAATTAAAGAAAGAGATCAAAGAAACAATTGTAAAACTATTGCACACCCTCAGTTTCATGAGGTTCAAGGTTACGTCGAGGCTCAACCCGTTATAACTTTCTTTTGGTTTCACCAACCAGGGGAAAATCGCTCCCCTCTTCCCAGTCAAATTACCACTCCCTCAGCCAAAAGTTCCTAGCACCTCTAACTTATTCGTCTAAAACATTATGCTGATTATGTGGCAGTCCCATGAAGAAAACACAAGGAGAAGCTCATTGTAGCTTCGTGTCAAGACACGTTGCAATACTTTGTTAGACTAGCTATAAAGAATTCAATAATGGTACCACAATGATTTCAAACGTGAGAACTAACCTTCATATAAAGGTACTTCGTGGTTATCGGGTACGACGACCAAAAGTGCTTCAATAATTCCTGGATAGACGTCGAGTGCTGAAATAAAAGATATTCTCTCACTCGAACATCACCAATGATTGATATGCACAAATTGCCACAAAAAATAAGCTTCATtcaattgatataaaaaatttactAATGTCATAATTGAAACATTTTGAATGTAGTTATTTAATAAGTATAAGTTTGGGTCAGAGCTTACATGTAATAGTTCCTCTTTAAGAACTTTTGGCAAGCTATCCAAAACACTTCCATGAGGGTTCTTTCCAATATTAAACTTGGTGCTAGAGATGTTCTGGGTCAACACGTTGAGGACCTGTAAACAATAACACAAAGCAGTAAAATTTTGTAGCATCAGCCATTGGTAAAGTATGCAAGCCTCTCTCTTTCATAAACCATATCAAAAAGTGTTCATGAACAAAGTGCCGTTACCTTGAAAGGGACTTCCTGATTCATAAATGGTTCTTTCAGACCTCTTACTCTAACATCAGATATGAGTTCCCTTAAGGAATCATAGGCTTCGCTGGACCTGACACTACGTAATACTGTATATGCACCTGAACCCGCATCCCCCAATGGTTCTAGGGCATTAGCATGTTGAGAATCAAAGTAATCCCGAGGATCCTGTATATAGAAatcaaaaaattagaaaataataaGATTCTAATGTAATTCCCAAAAAAACAGGTCAAACCTTTATGTGTAGGGGTGCAACTGAAGGGTCTTGAGGCCCCCGAAGATCCTCAATGTCGGCCACTCGAGAAATCCTGTCTGACCGTTCTCGATCCAAATTTCTATCAGATAAATCATTAGCCAATTCAGCTGCAAATATAATTACAAGTCAGCAAGCATACTTATCACAAATAAAAATGGAAACTAAGAAACCCTTGAATTTAAAATACCAACCTTGTTTTGTCCTGATGAGGGCTTCAGCAACAGACCTTGCGTCTCCTAGACCAACATCTATTATCAGATTgttcaaacaaaaaaagaaaaagtcaGGCTGTGCTATAATTCAGCAACGGTACAAAGTAGTTATTTTACGATCTAAACATGTTGAAGTAATTTAATTGGATAATAATGAAACTGCTTTGGATTCTTATAGAGGTGACCGCAATCAACGATGAATAAACAACAAATGAGAAGCAGAATTTGCAACCAGAACAAAACCTGAAGTTTTTTATGgataataaaacaaaatttgattATAACTCTATGAATAAGCACCCTATTGAATAAGTTATAGCAGACAATGAGATGCTGCAAAGAAGGCTAACACAAGCACATGCTCCCGTGTGCACATACACATGCACTCACCAATGTGCACACTCCAGAAAAATATCTAGACTCTCCAAGGATGACTTGGATACATCACACTAGTCTCACCATCAGAAAACAACATTCCCATCTCTCATAAAATTCAGCTAGCCCTTATTAAATATAGCATTAGCTATGCCACCTACTGGATCTgcacaaaacaaaacaagtcATGCTGTCTCTAGACTCTCTACATTGCCGGCCAGCAAATGATAATCCCAGTTTCATTCCAGATTCAACAGGTATCAAAAGCAACAAACAAGGCCATACTCTGACAAACCAGaaaattatttaagaacttCAAGTCACATTGAAAATCTTCACTTCCTAAAAACAGAAAGCCCTACTTATTGATTAATAAGTATTAGAAGGCTCTGAAAAACCAACCTACAACTCTTCCTTGAAGAACAACAGCTGCATGTTGGTTGAGATTTTGTGAGAACGATCTTCGATACGGCTCATATTGAGCATCTAAAACATCCTTGGTATCATCATTAAGTAGACCACGATCCTATGGAGTACGTTTAATGAGAGTaatgaattcattgatcaaacTGTAGCATGCCATGAATGCCAATATGCAATTGTACAGAAAAAAATTGCTTAAAGAGAATAAAAATACATTGATCATAGAATAACACGCAATCAATACCAAATTGCAGCTGCAAACATGAGAAAGGGgacaatatataaaattcaaattacaaGAAATGAATGGGAAACTAAATATCAAGGAAATGTCAAATGTCATTAACACAAAAAACTTGTTTTGGATATCAGATATTGTTCATAAACTTGAGAGCAAAAACAACATATTAAATGCAAAGTGGGTCAAAGAAACTAGAAAGCCtctatttggaaaaaaattcatGGACAAGTTCTAGTAA comes from Primulina huaijiensis isolate GDHJ02 chromosome 5, ASM1229523v2, whole genome shotgun sequence and encodes:
- the LOC140976805 gene encoding general transcription and DNA repair factor IIH subunit TFB1-1-like isoform X5, whose product is MLMISGFGTGSFRSILSQIFVELQRLHKQFVIGGILTEAEFWATRKKLLELDDNRRPKQWVALKNEMWTVKPLSDGQSNRVTFNLTPEIIHQIFAEKPAVRQAYLNFVPNKMTEKEFWTKYSRAEYFHSTRNVVAAAAEAALDEELAVFLKQDKMLVDEARRKIRRVDPTVDMEADKGDDYIHLPDRGLLNDDTKDVLDAQYEPYRRSFSQNLNQHAAVVLQGRVVDVGLGDARSVAEALIRTKQAELANDLSDRNLDRERSDRISRVADIEDLRGPQDPSVAPLHIKDPRDYFDSQHANALEPLGDAGSGAYTVLRSVRSSEAYDSLRELISDVRVRGLKEPFMNQEVPFKVLNVLTQNISSTKFNIGKNPHGSVLDSLPKVLKEELLHHSTSIQELLKHFWSSYPITTKYLYMKVARLKDAMSQVYPKLQEIKVSVQSDFRHQVSLLVQPMQQALDAALTHYEADVQKRLARSGERLNGMA